Genomic segment of Drosophila takahashii strain IR98-3 E-12201 chromosome X, DtakHiC1v2, whole genome shotgun sequence:
ctcggCCTTCGCCTGCTGCTTGGCCTGCTCCTTGGCCGCCTTCTTGGCGGCCTTCTCCTCCAGCTTCTGCTGCTTCTTGGCCAGCTTCTCCTGCTCCTTCTGGGCCTTCAGGCGCAGCTTGGCCTCGGCCTTGTAGAGCTTCAGTTCCCGCTTGATGGCCGCCAGATCGCTGACCTCAGTCGCCTCCTGACCGGGCACAATCTGCGTCCAATCGTAGCGCCAGCATCCTCCGATCAGCGCCTCGAATCTCTGGCCACTGGAGCAGCGGACAATGAACTTGTGGAAGCCGCCCTGCAGACTGGCCACACAGCTATAGTAGTAGGTCTCATCGTGTCCCGCAAATCTGCCCACGGCCAAGCACTGGAAGCCATCCTCCTGGCACTCGGCCAGATCCCTAGCACATCTGCTTAAGCTCGGCGAGAAGACGGTGCGTTCGGGGCAGATGAGCTCGATCTCCTGGAGCTGCTGGAGCACGGGGTTCAGCAGGCAGTTGTGGTAGCGCCGGCACTCGCCGCCGATGTGGGGAAACAATCCAGCTGTCTGGCACTTGAAGGTGGGCGGGGTGGGTGCAATGGTGGTCTCAGCTGGGATAGAGGAGGAGGAACTGGAGGTGGAGGAGCTCTCTGGCTCTGCTGGGGCGGAGGAGGAACTGGAACTCTCTGGTTCTCCAGTGGTTGTTTCCTCGGGAGCGGGAGAAGTTTCCTCAGGAGCAGCGGAAGTTTCCTCGGGAGCAGCTGAAGTTTCCTCGGGAGCAGCTGGTGAGGTTTCCGGAACAGCAGTGGTGGTCTCTCCATCGCCAGAGGCGCCAGTGGAGGAGCTCTCCTGGTCGGCGTTGGTAGTGCTCTCCTCATCGGAAGGTGAAGTGGTCTCCTCCTCATCGGAAGGTGAAGTGGTCTCCTCCTCATCGGAAGGTGTAGTGGTTTCCTCCGCCTCTGTGGTCAATTCCCAGTCCCCTGAACCCGAACCGGAAGTGGTGGACTCCTCATCACTTTGCTGAATGGTAGTGGTGTCGCTCCAGGGCTCCGCCTTGGCCAGGTCATTGGAATTGGCGTCTCCGCTCAGCGCCAGGATGCCGCAGGACTTGGTCAGCAGCTGGAAGTTAGTCAGGAATGGTCAGGAATCAGAATCCCTCGGCTTCCGGCTAAAACTTACCAAAGCGGCGCAGAGCAGCAGGATGCTCGACAGCTTGGAGATTCGTCTGCCCGTCATCTTGCGCACCGTGAACGTGGTGGTTGAATTTAAAGTTGAAGTTGAAGTTGAAATTGTGCTGCTTCTAAAGGATGTCATCGTTTTCGTCGCCAGTGGCTAACGTCGGTCGATCGTTGTGTGAGCTGCTGGCCGAGAAGGCCCAAGATTATATAGCCCGATCTGGCCGGGATGCTCGGTCTTATCGGGCTTAGCACCTTAGCATCACatctctgtatctgtatctgtatctgataGATAGACGTTCCGTATATgatgcaaataaaattttgccCTGCTCTGACGTCGCTAGAGGGCCTCTTTTTTCGTTTGGGGTTGCAAAATACAGTTGTAAAACCCGTAAAGTTGGGCTACTGCCACTGAGATATAgatacatatgcacatactGCGCGGATGTGAAACGGAAGTCTGTAAAGATAACTCGGATGGGTAAATCTCGGATCTCGGAGGTCAGATAAATCTGTTTGTCCGGTGTTTTTCTTTCGGCGCtactgctttttgtttttgccgatCTTTCCAGTGCATTTTGGACCCTGGAGACCCACAACAAAACAAAGACTGTGACGCATCCAAAACTTTGGCATGGTAAATAGATGACATTCGATCCATTCTTTACTGCGCAGAGAATCTTCAGtgttttacaatattttaaagggttttttaCACTGCAATACATACTTTTTAGGGAATTTTCTCTACATTTAGAGTTAATGCTTCGCGATACCTAATGATATACAACCTAATCGCATGTTCACACCTTATCTTCATATATGCATATCATTgtttcttttgaattttttaattttcgttcTACggaataaagctatgagtcaCCTTTCTGCCATGCTTAAACATAACAGTTTGGAAtcacataataataatataatatgtttataaacatttttatagggCATTCCAATGAAGTCGTCTACAATAAAACATTAGTCAAAAACTAACAATGAAATGCAATGGTAATCATTAGATTGCAAAGAGTGAGAAATCCGGATTCAATTGGTCTAGTTGTGTAAAATTCTGGGTCACCTTTTCTTTAAAGCCTAATAATAAACCTAAACAAAGTCGGGGATTTGATGGGTCAAGTTAAGGCTTCTAAAAGTGTAGTTTGGGGTcacctttttgaaaaacctttctaatTGATATTGATGGATTCTAAAGTGGTGGTTTTGGGTCACCTTTTTGGCATATATCTAGGTTAAAGGTCACCAAGTGCAGGAGTGTTTAAAACTGGgtgagaataaatatttattggtgATAATAACTCTTTTTGACCAAAAGGAGTAATGggaagattttaaaatgttagttttggGTCACCTATTTGGCACATTTCTAGGTTAATGGTCACTGAGAGTGAGTGAGTGTTGATAAGTGATAAGAACTCTTTTTGACCAAATGGATAGTGAGAAGAAGGGTCACCAACTTTGGTGACCCACCAGGTGTCTGGGGATCTGGAGAGTACCCAATGCCCACTACCCACTACCCATTACCCTTACCATTTATCTGCTCCAACTGGTGGCCATAAACATAATCCAGCGCTGATGCCGCCGCTCAAATGTGGTGACTGAATTGCAGGCAAACGCTTTACATATCTGACGTTAATCTCACGGATACACGGATACAGAGATACGCAGCTGCGCAGATACACTTGTGCAGTGTGTGGACACAGATATCTCTGgcatatatatctatatatctgGCATATCGTGATAAGAGCCCCCAGAGCCCCGATCTTATCAGCCtgcctctccaactctccgaTTCTCCGAGTCTCCCGAGTCTCCGTGTCTCCGGTGTATATCCATATGTATATGCACGTTATCTAAACGCTGGggttttggctttggtttcAGGTTTCGGGTTTCGGTGAATGATGAATGCCAGCGGCTAGACGGAGCGCACACAAAAATTCCCAGTGCCCAGCGAACGGATAAACGGACGGATAAATCTATAGATCTGTAATCCAAatcggatatatatatatatatatatatatggcaaCCTCTGCGATGGCTGCCCCGAGTCCAGTGCGACGACCAACCGCCAGAGCCACCGCTGGAATCCAGAGACGCAGGGTGGTCAAGAAGCACATTCAACAGAAGTACATGCTCTGCGGCTTTGCCATACACGTAAATCGAATCGCTATAgtgctatatatatatatatacattccAGAGATTAGTAAAGATCATCTCCGCAGGCTTTCCTGGCCACGCCCGCCTATCTGTACGGCAATGTGGTGGAGTCGGACAAGGATCTGGTGCTGAGGATCTGGCCGGCGATCGTCTACCAGGCCACCGGGGAGCTGTGCCGCTCGATAATGGAGCATTTGGACACAGAGTACAGTGGGAGGTCAAGGGAGACCACCCAGTACAGGAGGGTCTTCCTGCTGGCCACCCTCATCGCCTGCGTCTCGCTGATGGTCAGCGGGATACTGTTCTCCTCCGCCTGGATCGTggtcaccaccaccacccaggTGGTGGCCATTGTCTTCTACGGCTGCTTTGCGGGTGAGTGGGGGGTATGGGAATCATCTTAATCATCTGTGATCTGTAATCTTTAATCTCTCAAAACAAAAGGGCGCCAAGCTGCAAAAAAGAGAGTCTTGTAATTCGTACAGTTGTGTCTATGTATAATATTATGGTTGAACATTAATGTTCCTTTTATTTTgtagtatatattttttttaactcaagATAAAGCAGCAGCTACATTCTGTTAATAGCCAACTCTTCGTATACGCAATATATCACGTATACGCATTCTCTTGCTCAGAGTTTCATGATATTGCTGGGGagaaattctataaaaaagcATACGTTtaattagataaaaataatgtttattaattaaattttactggaatattttccatttgaaagtaaaaaaaaaaataagtattaaaTCCATAcatttcatattaaatttatagatatacaattaaaaattatagttaATTAAGGAATTTATATCTTTGATTTTgatataaaactaaataatgtgattaaaatatttattaatataatacatCAAAGTTTGATTAATAAGGTTGGTATTTAATATGACCTatatttagaattaaattctACCAATTCTattaatgcaaatattttatattcaatttatgaaaatatttaattgaatagtaaattaaagaatataaaattaaataatgttattataaaaatttctatgtaACCAAAGATTGATTAATAAGGttgatatttaataatatatttaataataattttaacccCTATTTTCACCTAGGCATCGGCTCCAGCCTGTACCTGTGGAAGACGCACGTGATCCTGGAGGCAGTGCGTCCGCGGGAGGACAAGTACGTGCGCAAGACGATCCACCTGTGCGGCGAGGCCTTCTGCCAGCTGTTCCTCTCGTTCGTCTTCACCAGTTTGCGAACGCTGTACGGCACTGCCCAGTCCATCGTGCTGATGTCCGCCCTGCTGGTGAATCTCATACCGCTGAGCCTGATCATCACGAAGCATCGCGAGGATGCCTTCACCACGAAACGGATATCGGTGATCAAGGCGGAGACGGGATTCGCGGCGCTTCCCCTGCGTGCCGCTTTGGCCGCCAATCTGGTGGCGGACCAACTGGACGGCCTGGACACGGCGCTGTCGTGGCGGAATCCGGCGACCACCAGCGAAATGGCCACCACTCCGAGTGCCGTCGTTGCCGCCGCCGTGGTGGACACGCACAGCAACTACATGCTGGCCACCGACGAGGCCTATGTGACCTATGTGAATCCCAATGGAGTGGAGATCATGGAGATCATACCTGAGGAGGACGAGACGGTGTCCATGATGCGGTCGAGCAATGCGACCATCGACAACTACGCGATGTCCGCCTCGCAAACCTCGCACAAGTCGCTCTCGAATGGACGCCTCTATCCGTTGACGCCCCAGATCTCCAGCCTGGGAATGGGTTTGGGAACGGGAACGGGAACGGGACTGGGAACTGGCAGCTCCTCGCCACTGCCACCCGACTATGCTAATCTGGTGAGTCCTTGTTGTCAGGGTTACCTTATTTTAGTGGGAAATTATTAAAGGGCAGAGTAGTCACCGCTAACAAATTGTTTGAAATTTGTACACGGCTCTTTAGAGatgattattatttgaattttgtatAGGGCTTCTTTAGAGTTGATATAGGGCaatattatttagtattttggttatcaaaattataataatgatccaaaaatcaagatcctcattttccacccaaacAATAATAGTATTTTGCTCATAACAATTAAAGTAATGATCTAAATATCgagtgccatacctcgttgaactcgtaataaaatcCCCTAtcaattggcattcaaacctggaagtttttaatttttgccaattttcgcaaaaaaatatgatgttaccccttatcaaaaatgtgaaaattgggtcaaatatttatttttttttaatcagacAGAAAGTTTACGGGTGTAATTATTATgttgttagctgctcaaaacagtacgcctttttgatttgggaccatttttgaccaagttatagaaaaaaatcgattaagaaaaatttcaaatttgcaCCGAAAATCAAAGTTCTGATTTTGatcataaaaattgaaataataatcCAAATATCGAATGCCATACCTCGCtgaactcgtaataaaatccccaatcgattggcattcaaacctggaaatttttaatttttgccatttttgcaAAAAGTCTAGACCCTATTTTTTAACTCTTTCCACCATTTTTATAGCGCCGCATCCGGCGTATGTCGCGGGCGGTGACCTCGCACCTGTGGTGGAACCTGCTGGACAAGATCGCCATGCCGCTGCAGCAGGCGCTGCTGGTGCCGCAGCTGTACGCCACCACGCTGCTCCTCTCGGCGGACATCTTCAGCTACGTGATGTGCCTCACCGTGCTGCCCGGACTGGCGGTCAGCCACCATGCGCTGAAGAACGCCGAGATCCCCTTCCTCTTCTCCCTGCTGGCCTTCCCCTGGATGTGCTTCTCCCTGATGACGCCGCGCTTCGGGACGAGTCTCTACAAGCGCAAGATCCAGTGGCACACGCTGGGCAGCCTCTGCAAGTGCCTGGCTCTGATCTGTGAGTCCTGTGAGAATAATCCTCCACCAGAATAACCCATTTTTCCCTCTCTCACAATCAGTCATCAGCTTCTCCACATCGAAGCTGCTGCTCAGCGTGTCCGCGGTGCTCCTGGGCTTTGGCCAGGTGGTCACGGCCTTTCTGCAGGAGCTCGTCTTCCAAATGGGCATGACGCGGGCCAATTGGACGGCCATCCGGCGACCGGTGCACTTCACCAACGGCCTGCTCGTCCTCCTGTGGGGTGCTTTGGCCCACTGGGTGGTGGAGCGGTACTCCTTCCAGGCCACCGTGGGACTCGCCGGCGCTCTGTACGGCGCGACCACGCTGCTCTGGaacttcctcttcttctgctGCCAAAGCAGGGATTAATGAGCAGCGGTTCTGGCTgagtctgaagaattcgcggggTCTTCGGCACCAAAGGGATCCCAAatctgtgtctgtgtgtgtgcgtgtgttgctgttgttgttgtatttgTGCAgtgatattaataaataaagatataaACCATAACTTGAATAGTTTAACGAAGTTCCCTTTGCttgaagaaaaacaaaataactaAGGAGGCCtggattaaaaattaattgttttaagaGACCTAGTTGTTTTCCTGTCAAGTCATTTGCATGGTGCAGGTCAGTTCAGTTCCAGACTTCGAACGGTGAtcatctaaaatttattttatttttattaatttaacgaACTTTGAAGAagcgtgtttttgtttttcctgtcaactgattttcattttgaagGTCAATTCAGTTGCAGACTTTAAACGGTgagtatttcaattttttttaaattcgtattaaaataatctaaaattttttatgtaaattttaagtgAAGTTGTcaacttaataaaataatataccgTTACCTTTTATCTTTACCTAGGTTCTTTTGGCAATACCTGTCCCAACTCAGCAAATAAGATGATCCAGTACAGCTTTAATGCAACGTACCAAGGGCGGAAAAGGCGTTTTAAATACAACATGTAAGTTTTACAAGAGAAATTAATGTTATAtgcagggaacgtaactgttataagttatattttaaaaatcacactttaacagttattttctgatttgtaaagtaaaactcaaagaataactgttattttttgagttttataataaaagttgacaaataacagttattcgtcgtgatcaaaataaaactcaaacttaatttatggcgattttgtgggtaaacaaaattttaaaaaaatataggtataaaatatgcgcggttgccttttttaaaaaatttttagtaagatataaaaagcacgggtattgttttttttaattatttcattttttcaaaaatgtcaagggaataactgttattcataaaaatcaaaaaataacagttattttttgagttttattataaaaatcaaaaaataaaaatcattacggatttgtaaactacaatggctaataaaaattgtggtgtatttaaaaaatttttaggacccttctaagtgcgtgatttttttgtatgaaaaatttacaataacagttattttcgttccctggttATATGTTAAGAAATTCCAACTTTTTAAACATAAGTTGCATGGCAAGAGCTAAACATAAAGCCACCAAATAAAACACGTAAAATATATTCGCCttaagttaatttttaaaaaaaaacctttaattttaaaaatccgtTCCAAAAAATAGCTAAGCACAGCCTctaaaaaaatagccaaaatagcTAAACTATCGATAACGCTTGTTCTTGGAATTTCCGCGCTATCCGTGGTACGGTCACACTGGAGGCAGCACGccaagaaaattgaaaatttctttctttttcacaattttccaCACGCCGCGTTGCAAATTTTCCGCTTTGCCGGCATTGGAAAAGTGTTTACCGGCTGGCCAAGAGGTGAGTGCTTAGCTGTTCCCCGTGGCAAGAGCGGGTGGCGGGGCGAGCGGCAAAgggcggaaaaaaaaaatcggcgGCCAGGAAAATGCGCAAAATCGGCTGCGTTTTACCggctgcgttttttttttttctcttcccatttttcatttctttgGAATTCGTTGACTCGAAAATCCTAATGCAAAGCAATCCTTGATTTTCCTTCACAGCTCAGAACCAGCGGCAGAAGAAACGCGAAGACGCATGTCGAAGTCTTCCGAAGAAGCCGTTGTGACCGATTCAgcatccgcatccacatccgccTCCGCATCCCGCGATGGAGTCAATGGTTCGTCTGTAGACCACCAAGGAAACTCGCCGCCATTCGGGGCTCCTGGTTCGCAAGCGGATTCGGGCTACGCCGGCAATAGTAGTACGAATCAGAGCCACTactaccaccaccaccacttcCAGGGAGCAGCCGCATTCGAGAGCCCGGCCTTCTTGCCCGTATCGCCGTCGAGGGGCAAGTTCTGGGCACCTGGAGCCGTGCGGATACCGAATGCGGAGCCGTTCTTCGCCTCGCCAAAGAGGTCTTGTCTCACgccgtcgtcgttgtcgttgtcgtccCAGCACTCCAGTCCGCGGCTCGAGGAGCTGCGCAGCTCCACGCCAGTGACGTCGCCGCAGAGAGTGCGTGGCCACAGCGTTTCCACCTGGAACCAGACTGCGAACTCGGACGGACCTCAGTTGGCGCCCAGGCTGCACGCGCAGACGCCCTCGGCCGAGGAATTCGAGCTGCTGTCGGAGGAGCAGCGGCAAGTCTATCAGGTCGGCGAGCCAACCAGCTACCGGCAACTGGCCTTGCGGGAGTTCGAGGAGGTGAACGAGCGGGTGGCcgagcagctgctgcaggaAAGACAGCTCGCTGCAGCCAGGATTCAGCAGCGAAACCAGAGAATTGCAACCCAGATTCAGCCGGAAGAGGTCCGGGATCAAAAACTACAGGTTTTAGGTGAGATTGAGCAAACGAAAGAGCTGGTCTTGCAGGAAACCCAGCCAATTGTAGCCAGGAATCAAGACCTCAATGAGCAGATCGTAGTTGAGATACAGGAGATACAGCAGATTCCACAGGAAATCCAACAGGAAGCCCTTGTAACTGAGATAAGCGCGATCGAGCAAAGAGAAGAGCAGGTCGTGGTTGTAGTCCTGCAGGAAGACCAAAACATTGCAACTGAGATTCAAGATCTCAACGAACCGACTATTCTATCTCAGATTGTGCAAGAAACCCAACTGATTGCGGACAAGATCCTGCAAGAAGACCATAATATTGCATCCCAGATTCCACAGGAAGAAATTGAGGCTGCAACTGAGGTTTCAAGCCAGTTTGAGCCAGCAAAAGTCCAGCCAATTCTGTCTGAAAATCCAGATATCAATGAGCAGATCGTAGTTGAGATACAGGAAAAGCAAAACCAGGAGGAAGACCAGAAGATTCTGCAAGCAAACATACCGATTGCAACTGAGGTAAGCGAGTTCATTCAGAATATTGTAGCCCAGATTCCGCAAGAGGACATTCAGATTGCAACTGAGGTTTTAAACGAGTTCGAGCGAGCAGAAGAGCAGGAAGACCCGAAAATTGCAACTGTTAATCAAGATATCCAAGAGCAAATTGTAGTTGAGATACAAGACGAGCCAAACGTATCGCACGTTCCACAGGAAAGCGAGCAGATTGCCACAGAGATCCTGCAGGAAGATCAGCTGATTGCTTCACCAACCCAGGAGGAAAACGTACCGACTGTAACTGAGATCCTGCAGGAAGACCACGGCATTGTAGCTGAGACTCAGGATATCAACGAACAAATTGTAATTGAGACAGAGGACCAGCCGATTGTATCGCAGATTCCGCTGCAAATTTTAAGCGATTTGGAGCCAACTGAAGAGCAGGTTGCAGTCCAATTCCCGCAGGAAGACCAAGATATTGCAACTGAGATTCAAGATATCAGTGAGCGGCTTGTAGTTGAGATACAGAACGAGCCGATTGTGCCGCAGGTTGCAGAGGAAAAGCAGCCGAGCCTGCAGGAAACCCAGTTGATTGCTTCCCCAATCCAGCAGGAAGATCAGGAGATTCTGCAAGCAGATATACCGATTGTAACTGAACAAATTCAGATTGAAACTGAGGTAAAGGTTCAAAACCACCAGGTTTTAAACGATTTGGAGCAAGCAGAAGAGCAGAAAGAGCCGAAAATTGTAGCTGAGAATCAAGATATCCATGAGCAAACTGTAATTGAGATACAGGACGAGCCAATTGTATCGCACGATCCACAATCCCTAATTCAGCAGGAAGACATACCGACGGTAACTGAAGAAGACCGAAACATTGTAACTGAGACCCAAGATCTCAATGAACAAATTGTAATTGAGATTGAGGACGAGCCGATTGTATCGCAGCTTCCGCAGGAAAACCACTTGAGTGCATCTGAGAGTCAGGATCAAAACACGCCGATTTTGGAGGAGTTCAAACAGGCGGAAGATCAGGTTGCAGCCCAGATTCCGGAGGAAGCTATTCAAATTGTAACCGAAATTCAATCGATTTCGAACGAGTTACAACAGGAAGACGAGCAGCTTACAGTCCAGGAGGAAGTGGAGGAAGAAATTCAGTTTGTGACTGAAGTTCAGGATCACAG
This window contains:
- the LOC108058153 gene encoding uncharacterized protein, whose protein sequence is MATSAMAAPSPVRRPTARATAGIQRRRVVKKHIQQKYMLCGFAIHAFLATPAYLYGNVVESDKDLVLRIWPAIVYQATGELCRSIMEHLDTEYSGRSRETTQYRRVFLLATLIACVSLMVSGILFSSAWIVVTTTTQVVAIVFYGCFAGIGSSLYLWKTHVILEAVRPREDKYVRKTIHLCGEAFCQLFLSFVFTSLRTLYGTAQSIVLMSALLVNLIPLSLIITKHREDAFTTKRISVIKAETGFAALPLRAALAANLVADQLDGLDTALSWRNPATTSEMATTPSAVVAAAVVDTHSNYMLATDEAYVTYVNPNGVEIMEIIPEEDETVSMMRSSNATIDNYAMSASQTSHKSLSNGRLYPLTPQISSLGMGLGTGTGTGLGTGSSSPLPPDYANLRRIRRMSRAVTSHLWWNLLDKIAMPLQQALLVPQLYATTLLLSADIFSYVMCLTVLPGLAVSHHALKNAEIPFLFSLLAFPWMCFSLMTPRFGTSLYKRKIQWHTLGSLCKCLALIFISFSTSKLLLSVSAVLLGFGQVVTAFLQELVFQMGMTRANWTAIRRPVHFTNGLLVLLWGALAHWVVERYSFQATVGLAGALYGATTLLWNFLFFCCQSRD
- the Mur18B gene encoding uncharacterized protein Mur18B; its protein translation is MTSFRSSTISTSTSTLNSTTTFTVRKMTGRRISKLSSILLLCAALLLTKSCGILALSGDANSNDLAKAEPWSDTTTIQQSDEESTTSGSGSGDWELTTEAEETTTPSDEEETTSPSDEEETTSPSDEESTTNADQESSSTGASGDGETTTAVPETSPAAPEETSAAPEETSAAPEETSPAPEETTTGEPESSSSSSAPAEPESSSTSSSSSSIPAETTIAPTPPTFKCQTAGLFPHIGGECRRYHNCLLNPVLQQLQEIELICPERTVFSPSLSRCARDLAECQEDGFQCLAVGRFAGHDETYYYSCVASLQGGFHKFIVRCSSGQRFEALIGGCWRYDWTQIVPGQEATEVSDLAAIKRELKLYKAEAKLRLKAQKEQEKLAKKQQKLEEKAAKKAAKEQAKQQAKAEKEKEKAQAKGPESIESAESAE